In Spirochaeta thermophila DSM 6578, the following proteins share a genomic window:
- a CDS encoding alpha/beta hydrolase, translated as MEKSLPYDEFWREYEEHLVFHRVWHPQHAPRAGVLLLHEAGLHSGSYVRVGGFLSSHGFGVAAPDLPGQGVSLPLRGRTLSPEGLLDLVEDLLHMCGGLFDDVPLFLGGEGAGASLALAFGLMRPGRCAGLVLSSPFPTSESLPRRLWGPPFPSLGRPRTEVHGVVDPLLSLRILRDPLCTGKAPSSFHAALRKLLAGSRERRRRLALPVFIACGDHDPLVPREGIDSLYDEVPADERTFRRYRRGGHFLLLDLTQEEVFHDLLLWMEERIL; from the coding sequence ATGGAAAAGAGCCTCCCGTACGACGAGTTCTGGAGAGAGTATGAGGAGCACCTCGTCTTCCACAGGGTGTGGCACCCACAGCACGCCCCACGAGCCGGTGTGCTCCTTCTCCACGAGGCGGGTCTCCACTCCGGTTCCTACGTGAGGGTGGGGGGATTCCTCTCGTCTCACGGGTTCGGCGTGGCAGCGCCCGACCTTCCGGGCCAGGGGGTCTCCCTTCCTCTGCGGGGACGCACCCTCTCCCCCGAGGGACTCCTCGACCTCGTGGAGGACCTCCTCCATATGTGTGGCGGGCTCTTCGACGACGTGCCTCTGTTCCTCGGAGGGGAGGGAGCCGGTGCGAGCCTCGCCCTCGCCTTCGGGCTCATGAGACCCGGCCGATGCGCGGGCCTGGTCCTCTCGTCGCCCTTTCCCACGTCCGAGAGCCTCCCGCGTCGCCTGTGGGGACCCCCCTTTCCCTCCCTCGGGCGGCCGCGGACCGAAGTCCACGGTGTGGTCGACCCGCTCCTCTCCCTCCGCATCCTGCGGGATCCCCTCTGTACCGGGAAGGCGCCGTCTTCGTTCCACGCCGCGCTGAGGAAGCTCCTCGCCGGCTCCCGGGAGCGGAGGAGGAGACTCGCCCTCCCTGTCTTCATCGCCTGCGGGGATCACGACCCCCTCGTCCCCCGCGAAGGGATCGATTCCCTCTACGACGAAGTGCCGGCGGACGAGCGGACCTTTCGCAGGTACCGGCGTGGAGGGCACTTCCTCCTCCTCGATCTCACCCAGGAGGAGGTGTTCCACGACCTGCTCCTCTGGATGGAGGAACGTATCCTCTGA
- a CDS encoding ABC transporter ATP-binding protein, which translates to MNKKEMEPSREGVSPPVPRPVKLQAEGISMRFDDLAVLEGISFSLAEREFLCLLGPSGCGKSTLLRILSGLLLPVSGRVLLDGEEITGRTGKVSYMHQRDLLLPWKTVLDNVAVPLVLKGYGWKEAREKARAHLEAFGLKGFEAYYPSQLSGGMRQRVALLRTYLYRNDVMLLDEPFGALDAITRERLQEWLLGVVERLSTSVLLVTHDVDEAILLADRILVLSPRPGRVVAAHPVPFPRPRTREHLLTTDYLSLKANILEELRTWSR; encoded by the coding sequence ATGAACAAAAAGGAGATGGAGCCTTCCCGCGAGGGAGTCTCCCCCCCTGTGCCCCGCCCTGTCAAGCTGCAGGCGGAGGGGATCTCCATGCGTTTCGACGACCTCGCGGTGCTGGAGGGGATCTCCTTCTCCCTCGCAGAGCGGGAGTTCCTCTGCCTTCTCGGTCCCTCGGGGTGCGGGAAGAGCACCCTCCTCAGGATCCTCTCCGGTCTCCTCCTGCCGGTCTCCGGGAGGGTGCTCCTTGACGGTGAAGAGATCACCGGCCGGACAGGCAAGGTGAGCTACATGCACCAGCGGGACCTCCTCCTCCCCTGGAAGACCGTGCTCGACAACGTGGCGGTTCCCCTCGTGCTCAAGGGATACGGATGGAAAGAGGCGCGGGAGAAGGCTCGTGCCCATCTGGAGGCCTTTGGTCTCAAAGGTTTTGAGGCCTACTATCCCTCCCAGCTCTCGGGGGGGATGCGTCAGCGGGTGGCCCTCCTCCGCACCTACCTCTATCGGAACGACGTCATGCTCCTGGACGAGCCCTTTGGCGCGCTCGACGCCATCACGAGGGAGCGTCTTCAGGAGTGGCTCCTGGGGGTGGTGGAACGCCTCTCCACTTCGGTGCTCCTGGTCACCCACGACGTGGACGAGGCCATCCTCCTCGCCGATCGCATCCTGGTACTCTCGCCCCGCCCGGGGCGCGTGGTGGCCGCGCACCCGGTTCCCTTTCCCCGTCCGCGGACCAGGGAGCACCTCCTCACCACCGACTATCTCTCCCTCAAAGCGAACATACTGGAAGAACTCAGAACCTGGTCCCGGTGA
- a CDS encoding ABC transporter substrate-binding protein, translating to MRTFRVVSVCAGLILIAGILPAAGGRETPSLTPITVVLDWTVNTNHTGLYVALEKGYYREEGLDVSIITPPETGGVSLLLAGKARFAVSYQEEVTYARAAGRPVKAIATVIQHNTSGFAARVEEGIRTPKDFEGKTYGGWGSPIEEAVLKAVMAAYGADYSKVRNVTVGAVDFFAATEGEVDFMWIFEGWDGVAARLKGIPITYIPIAEIEPALDYYTPVLVTTDGYIEAHPEVVRAFLRATSRGYRFAIEHPDEAAEVLLSYAPELDPDLVRESQRYLAGQYARGAARWGEMKLEVWRRFADWLTRYGLLEGIFVPEEAFTNEFLP from the coding sequence ATGAGGACGTTCCGGGTCGTGAGCGTGTGCGCAGGCCTCATCCTGATAGCAGGAATCCTTCCTGCAGCGGGAGGGAGGGAAACCCCTTCCCTCACACCCATCACCGTGGTCCTCGATTGGACCGTGAACACCAACCACACCGGCCTCTACGTGGCCCTCGAGAAGGGCTACTACCGTGAGGAGGGCCTCGATGTCTCGATCATCACCCCTCCCGAGACCGGTGGGGTCTCGCTCCTCCTGGCCGGCAAGGCCCGGTTCGCCGTGAGCTATCAGGAGGAGGTCACCTATGCGAGGGCTGCGGGACGGCCCGTCAAGGCCATCGCCACCGTGATCCAGCACAACACCTCGGGGTTCGCGGCCCGCGTGGAGGAGGGGATCAGGACCCCCAAGGACTTCGAGGGCAAGACCTATGGCGGGTGGGGGTCCCCCATCGAGGAGGCGGTGCTCAAGGCGGTGATGGCGGCCTACGGTGCCGACTACTCTAAAGTCCGGAATGTGACCGTGGGGGCGGTGGATTTCTTCGCCGCCACCGAAGGAGAGGTGGACTTCATGTGGATCTTCGAAGGATGGGATGGAGTGGCCGCCCGGCTCAAGGGGATTCCCATCACCTACATCCCCATCGCCGAGATAGAGCCCGCCCTCGACTACTACACCCCGGTACTCGTCACCACCGACGGGTACATCGAAGCGCATCCCGAGGTGGTGCGCGCCTTCCTCAGGGCCACGAGCCGGGGCTACCGGTTCGCCATCGAACACCCGGACGAGGCGGCCGAAGTCCTCCTCTCCTATGCGCCCGAGCTCGATCCCGACCTGGTGCGGGAGAGCCAGCGCTACCTCGCAGGCCAGTATGCGAGGGGTGCGGCCCGCTGGGGCGAGATGAAGCTGGAGGTGTGGCGGCGCTTCGCCGATTGGCTCACACGCTATGGCCTGCTCGAAGGCATCTTCGTGCCCGAGGAGGCGTTCACCAACGAGTTCCTGCCGTGA
- a CDS encoding thiamine-binding protein, with product MAKVHVSLQILPMVERDRLYQVVDRVIEYIRSSGVRYVVGPMETTMEGEMDELLDIVKEAHRICEQEGAWRVAAVIKIDYVPEGVSFEEKLEKYR from the coding sequence ATGGCGAAAGTGCATGTGAGTCTTCAGATACTCCCCATGGTAGAGCGGGATCGGCTCTACCAGGTGGTGGACCGGGTGATCGAGTACATCCGGTCCTCTGGGGTGCGGTACGTGGTGGGGCCCATGGAGACCACGATGGAGGGCGAGATGGATGAGCTCCTCGACATCGTGAAGGAGGCGCACCGGATCTGTGAGCAGGAGGGGGCGTGGCGTGTGGCCGCGGTGATCAAGATCGACTATGTCCCGGAGGGAGTGAGCTTTGAGGAGAAGCTGGAGAAGTACCGGTAG
- a CDS encoding ABC transporter permease → MRRSWRSTGSPFLTTVGLLAVWEAASRLGAVSPFLLPAPSAVVVELVRQAPLLLPHLGATLLSGLGGFLVGVFLGVGLALVLDAFPRLRASLYPLLVISQTIPIIFLYPLFLIWFGYGLTSKLMVVVLVCFFPVIVSLLDGLASVDPELLDLFTSMRAGWWYTFWLVRFPSALPSLFSGLTVSATYSIMGAVIGEWLGAPRGLGVYMLRAYKTFSTARVFAAILVVVVASLVVVYLVKLASCLAMPWRARRDTVTGPSRNAGDLTHMRSVP, encoded by the coding sequence TTGAGGAGAAGCTGGAGAAGTACCGGTAGCCCCTTCCTCACCACTGTGGGACTGCTCGCCGTATGGGAAGCCGCTTCCCGCCTCGGTGCCGTCTCCCCCTTCCTCCTCCCCGCCCCCAGCGCCGTGGTCGTCGAACTCGTCCGCCAGGCCCCGCTCCTCCTCCCGCACCTGGGCGCCACCCTGCTCTCCGGTCTCGGCGGCTTCCTCGTGGGCGTCTTCCTGGGCGTGGGACTCGCCCTCGTGCTGGACGCTTTCCCCCGCCTCCGCGCTTCCCTCTATCCCCTCCTGGTGATCTCCCAGACCATCCCCATCATATTCCTCTATCCCCTCTTCCTCATCTGGTTCGGCTACGGACTTACGAGCAAGCTCATGGTGGTGGTGCTCGTCTGCTTCTTCCCGGTGATCGTGAGCCTCCTCGACGGCCTCGCCTCGGTGGACCCCGAGCTCCTCGACCTGTTCACTTCCATGAGGGCCGGATGGTGGTACACCTTTTGGCTCGTCCGTTTCCCCTCCGCCCTCCCTTCCCTCTTCTCGGGGCTCACGGTCTCGGCCACCTACAGCATCATGGGTGCGGTCATCGGGGAGTGGCTCGGTGCACCCCGGGGTCTGGGAGTCTACATGCTCCGCGCCTACAAGACCTTCTCCACCGCTCGGGTGTTCGCTGCCATACTCGTGGTCGTGGTGGCGAGCCTCGTGGTGGTGTACCTGGTGAAGCTCGCATCCTGTCTCGCCATGCCCTGGAGGGCGCGGCGGGACACCGTCACAGGCCCCTCGCGGAACGCGGGGGATCTTACTCACATGAGGAGTGTACCATGA
- a CDS encoding BMP family ABC transporter substrate-binding protein, with the protein MKRGLSLFAVGLAMALILTGCARKEEGAVGEKTLKAGFVYVGPVGDYGWSHAHDQGRKYVEGKFPWLKTVYVESVTPGDAGRIIDRLVNEEQCDVVFTTSFDYMDETVKAAQRYPDTILMHCSGFKRAENLGTYFAELYQIYYLNGLMAGALTASGKVGYVGAYPIPEVVRHINAYALGVKAVNPDAEVHVRWIYSWYDPNKAREAAEALVAEGVDVLAFTEDSPAVIEVAQEYTEKGKPVYAFSHYSPMQRFGEDAVVSGQLVDWGIMYEKILKDIHDGTWKSEDLWWRAGEGAALLGGEFDEPINKKFVPRLKKIMMETADLGKISVYDLVMKRYEQMKTMEFEPFTGPIYDQNGELRIPEGVQATKDELLSMDYHVDNVVTPLPRD; encoded by the coding sequence ATGAAACGAGGTCTCTCGCTTTTTGCAGTGGGTCTCGCGATGGCTCTCATCCTCACGGGATGCGCGAGGAAAGAGGAAGGGGCCGTCGGGGAGAAGACCCTGAAGGCGGGTTTCGTCTACGTAGGACCCGTGGGTGACTACGGGTGGTCCCATGCCCACGACCAGGGTCGGAAGTACGTGGAGGGGAAGTTCCCCTGGTTGAAGACGGTGTACGTGGAGTCCGTGACCCCCGGCGATGCCGGGAGGATCATCGACCGCCTGGTGAACGAGGAGCAGTGCGATGTGGTCTTCACCACGAGCTTCGATTACATGGACGAGACGGTGAAGGCCGCCCAACGGTATCCGGATACCATCCTCATGCACTGCTCGGGCTTCAAGCGGGCCGAGAACCTGGGGACGTACTTCGCCGAGCTCTACCAGATCTACTACCTCAACGGCCTCATGGCCGGCGCCCTCACCGCCTCGGGCAAGGTGGGATACGTAGGGGCCTATCCCATCCCTGAGGTGGTCCGCCACATCAACGCCTATGCCCTGGGGGTGAAGGCGGTCAATCCCGATGCCGAGGTTCACGTGCGCTGGATCTACAGCTGGTACGATCCCAACAAGGCGCGCGAGGCGGCCGAGGCCCTCGTGGCAGAGGGGGTGGACGTCCTCGCCTTCACCGAGGATTCCCCAGCGGTGATCGAGGTGGCCCAGGAGTACACAGAGAAGGGTAAGCCCGTGTATGCCTTCAGCCACTACAGCCCCATGCAGCGCTTCGGCGAGGATGCCGTGGTCTCGGGCCAGCTGGTGGACTGGGGCATCATGTATGAGAAGATCCTGAAGGACATCCACGACGGTACCTGGAAGAGTGAGGACCTCTGGTGGAGGGCCGGGGAGGGAGCTGCACTCCTTGGTGGGGAGTTCGACGAACCCATCAATAAGAAGTTCGTTCCTCGACTCAAGAAGATCATGATGGAGACCGCTGATCTGGGGAAGATCTCGGTCTACGACCTGGTGATGAAGCGCTACGAGCAGATGAAGACCATGGAGTTCGAGCCCTTCACCGGACCCATCTATGACCAGAACGGGGAACTACGGATCCCAGAGGGAGTCCAGGCCACCAAGGACGAGCTTCTCTCCATGGATTACC
- a CDS encoding diguanylate cyclase domain-containing protein: MYMIRQPEAPSARGIPLSRSLTFRIFTTHVVSVLLVLGLMIFISSLFFKSFTTQMAEEEAIEESQRLVDTIEQVGKTLILNALKQEVDRALLLVRQTARHAGEGIVSEGEAQRTVRSTLRSWKIAREGYFVIIDSEGNILLHPSPEVEGTNQLSYWVTAYQTRVKRGYLEYERQNPGEPAPRKKVLYMDYYAPWDWIVTATAYKEEFSELINLTLITTLISSLSADTGMQVFILDGSPVPLASTDPSPEKGLLQQLASLEGDGGFSWSTHHGVRLALAWRTIPDFNWKVVVLQRPILQERIYSSFLLFSLGILGLAFILSLGLSIYFYFSLTRPILRAIPVLRLATAGKLDLRLTELPRNELGLLGAYFNTLMDSLQRTMKEKDSLVERAAFLARFPQENPNPVVFVNEQGRITYVNRSAARIFGLPEGVCDEAIPPSLKGMSPEAEPILQEIKVGDRWYSLIASPSTSPRGTFYFGRETTREREYRTSLLLFRWIFEHAYEGMVVTDEEGNIEMVNPAFTDITGYSEEEARGKTPRILKSDHHPPELYERMWHDLTTKGWWADEIWNRRKSGEVYPEWLSISRFTDTEGKVHYVGIFHEISKQKELEERLRYLAYHDALTDLPNRFLLEDRLERECARARREGKKVGLIFVDLDNFKQVNDTFGHRTGDLYLVHVAHLLREACREVDTVARIAGDEFVIMLPGLAQKAFALSVLERIFRGLREQPFQHENTTLEVSLSAGLAFFPDDGGSASEILSRADIALYRAKRQGKNQYAIFQREDQKVIEEQLGRYDLLRKALAGRTVKIDWEPWENRSGRIAYLEALLSCGKDPTLEPGAILTMAEEVNLGGTVGELIVEGMATLLHGARKRAIPPGTIPPLVARIPSSLLFDHSFLSTLRDMGEAYELPPGHLILLLPFRSGMLPEHLIRAVEEVRTMGFTVGPPGPWIPLDPRDEAIHLPFVLLPYRRLLAFRNEVEGSESSLKALIHLMRYRNQKVVVEGVDDEGGLSWIWELGADLAAGPGVHGRLPAEQVLPLLREHLEEKGEP; this comes from the coding sequence ATGTACATGATACGACAACCGGAGGCACCTTCGGCAAGAGGCATCCCCCTCTCACGCTCCCTCACCTTCAGGATCTTCACCACCCACGTGGTGAGTGTACTCCTGGTACTGGGGTTGATGATATTCATCAGCTCCCTCTTCTTCAAAAGCTTCACCACCCAGATGGCCGAGGAGGAGGCCATCGAGGAAAGTCAGCGCCTCGTGGACACCATAGAGCAGGTGGGAAAGACACTCATACTCAATGCGCTCAAACAGGAAGTGGACCGCGCCCTCCTCCTCGTACGGCAGACAGCCCGGCATGCGGGAGAGGGCATCGTCTCTGAAGGAGAGGCACAGAGGACGGTGCGCTCGACCCTCCGCTCATGGAAGATCGCCCGTGAAGGCTACTTCGTGATCATCGACTCGGAGGGGAACATACTGCTCCATCCTTCCCCCGAGGTAGAGGGGACCAACCAGCTCTCCTACTGGGTCACTGCATATCAGACCCGGGTGAAGAGGGGATACCTCGAGTACGAACGACAGAATCCAGGGGAACCTGCACCGAGGAAAAAGGTACTGTACATGGACTACTATGCCCCCTGGGACTGGATCGTGACCGCCACCGCCTACAAAGAAGAGTTCAGCGAACTCATCAACCTCACCCTCATCACCACCCTTATCTCCTCCCTCTCCGCGGATACCGGTATGCAGGTCTTCATCCTGGACGGATCTCCCGTCCCTCTCGCATCCACGGACCCCTCACCGGAAAAAGGACTCCTCCAGCAACTCGCCTCTCTTGAAGGAGATGGGGGTTTCTCTTGGAGCACGCACCATGGGGTGCGCCTGGCCCTGGCCTGGAGGACCATCCCCGACTTCAACTGGAAGGTGGTGGTGCTCCAACGTCCCATCCTGCAGGAACGGATCTACTCTTCGTTCCTCCTCTTCTCACTCGGTATCCTGGGTCTCGCCTTCATCCTCTCCCTCGGTCTCTCCATCTACTTCTACTTCTCCCTCACCCGACCGATCCTGAGGGCCATTCCCGTGCTTCGCCTCGCCACCGCAGGCAAACTCGACCTCAGGCTCACGGAGCTGCCTCGGAACGAACTCGGCCTCCTCGGGGCTTACTTCAACACCCTCATGGACTCGCTTCAGCGCACCATGAAGGAGAAGGACTCCCTGGTGGAACGGGCCGCCTTCCTCGCCCGGTTCCCCCAGGAGAACCCCAACCCCGTGGTCTTCGTGAACGAACAAGGCAGGATCACCTATGTCAACCGGAGCGCCGCCCGCATCTTCGGGCTCCCTGAAGGGGTCTGCGACGAAGCGATCCCGCCCTCCCTCAAAGGGATGAGCCCCGAGGCGGAACCCATACTACAGGAGATCAAGGTGGGCGACCGGTGGTATTCGCTCATCGCCTCACCCAGTACCAGTCCCCGGGGCACCTTCTACTTCGGCAGGGAGACCACGCGGGAGCGGGAGTACCGCACTTCGCTGCTCCTCTTCCGGTGGATCTTCGAACACGCCTATGAGGGTATGGTAGTCACCGACGAAGAGGGGAACATCGAGATGGTGAACCCCGCCTTCACCGACATCACCGGCTACTCCGAGGAAGAGGCTCGGGGGAAGACCCCCCGCATCCTCAAATCCGATCACCACCCGCCCGAACTCTACGAGAGGATGTGGCACGACCTCACGACAAAGGGGTGGTGGGCCGACGAGATATGGAACCGGAGAAAGTCGGGTGAGGTGTACCCCGAGTGGCTCTCCATCTCCCGGTTCACCGATACCGAGGGGAAGGTCCACTACGTGGGCATCTTCCACGAGATCTCGAAGCAGAAGGAACTGGAGGAGAGATTACGCTACCTGGCCTACCACGATGCTCTCACCGATCTCCCCAACCGGTTCCTCCTCGAGGACAGACTCGAGCGAGAGTGCGCCCGCGCACGGAGGGAGGGGAAGAAGGTAGGCCTCATCTTCGTCGACCTGGACAACTTTAAACAGGTGAACGATACCTTCGGTCACCGCACCGGAGACCTCTACCTGGTGCATGTCGCCCATCTCCTCAGAGAGGCATGCCGCGAGGTGGACACGGTGGCACGCATCGCCGGTGACGAGTTCGTCATCATGCTCCCCGGTCTGGCCCAGAAGGCCTTCGCACTCTCGGTGCTCGAACGCATCTTCAGGGGCCTTCGGGAGCAACCCTTCCAGCACGAGAACACCACCTTGGAAGTATCGCTCAGTGCAGGACTCGCCTTCTTCCCGGACGACGGTGGAAGCGCCTCGGAGATCCTCTCGAGGGCCGACATCGCCCTCTACCGGGCGAAGCGACAAGGCAAGAACCAGTACGCAATCTTCCAGAGAGAAGACCAAAAGGTCATCGAGGAACAACTCGGCCGGTACGACCTCCTCAGGAAGGCGCTCGCGGGAAGAACGGTGAAGATCGACTGGGAACCCTGGGAGAACCGAAGCGGACGCATCGCCTATCTCGAGGCACTCCTCTCTTGCGGGAAGGACCCCACCCTCGAGCCCGGAGCGATACTCACCATGGCCGAAGAGGTGAACCTGGGGGGAACGGTGGGCGAGCTCATCGTGGAAGGTATGGCCACCCTCCTCCACGGAGCCAGGAAAAGGGCCATCCCCCCGGGCACCATCCCACCCCTGGTCGCCCGAATCCCCTCCTCCCTCCTCTTCGATCACTCATTCCTCTCCACGCTCAGGGACATGGGGGAAGCCTACGAACTCCCTCCCGGACACCTGATACTCCTCCTCCCCTTCCGCTCAGGCATGCTCCCCGAACACCTCATACGCGCGGTGGAGGAAGTACGGACCATGGGCTTCACCGTGGGCCCCCCCGGCCCTTGGATCCCTCTCGATCCGAGGGACGAAGCCATCCATCTCCCCTTCGTCCTCCTCCCCTATCGCCGTCTCCTTGCCTTCAGAAACGAGGTGGAAGGGAGCGAGTCCTCCCTCAAGGCCCTCATACACCTCATGCGGTACAGGAACCAGAAGGTGGTGGTGGAAGGAGTGGACGACGAAGGAGGTCTCTCCTGGATATGGGAACTGGGAGCCGACCTGGCCGCAGGCCCCGGGGTACACGGCAGGCTCCCTGCAGAGCAGGTCCTCCCGCTCCTCAGGGAGCACCTCGAGGAAAAGGGAGAGCCCTAG